The genomic stretch ATGGCGGCGGAGGACAATCCGGAAGAAGGCAAGCCGAAAGTGACGCCTCGGCAGATGGCGCTCGCGCTGTTCGAGGACATGTTCGACCTGGGCTTACCCATCAGCGAAGCCAGCCGTGAAATTGGTTACCAGCGCAACAATTTCTTCACCCAGGTCGTCAACATGGGATTGCCGGCGCGACGTTTTCTGGACGCCGCGTATTTCATTGTTGCCCAGGAGCAGGAAGCACGGGACCAATACGACGTCGAGCTGAACTATTTCAAGTGGCTGATGCGCTACGACAGCCGCAATCTGAAGCACCTGCGCACTATCGCAGAAGAAGCGCAGGATGCGAAGATTCAGGTTACCGACACGCCGCTCGACCGCGATCCAAACGAAAACGATCTATGGGTTTCGGTTCAGTTGATGGGCATGGTCGGCTTTCACCGCGGGCGCATCCGGTTCGACGTGCATCCCCGTCTGGTTCCGCACATCCGCGATCCCAAAAAATCACACTGGCTGAGTCTGCGCATCTCGACGGCCTTTACCCGCAGCCTGGCGCGCGCGATCTATGACCAGGTCCTGCCCAGTGTCCCGAATGGCCGGACGGAATGGATACGGCTTGAAGACATGCGAAACTGGCCGGGCAAAATGGGAGCGAATGCGGCCATCTTCAAATACTTCAAGCGCGACTGGCTTGAGCCAGCTGTGCGTGAAATCAATGAGGTGTCGGACATCGAGCTGTCCTATGAAACCCGGACCGAGTCCAGCGCATCGAAGAAAATCGACCGTATTAGGTTCCTGCTCAAGCGCAAGGATACTGCCGACGCCGCGCTGGCCAGCCTGGCTGACGCCAGCCACCTGTACAAGATTCTCAAGGAAGAATTCAACCTGTCCACGAAACAGTTCAGCGAAATTTCCGAGAACCGCGAAGTCTGGACCGATGCGCACATGCAGCAAGCTGTCGAATACACACGTTTCAAGCTTAATCGCGGACAGATAAAACGCAGTCCCGCCGGTTACCTGATGCGCGCTTTGCGTGA from Paraburkholderia hospita encodes the following:
- a CDS encoding replication initiation protein; this translates as MAAEDNPEEGKPKVTPRQMALALFEDMFDLGLPISEASREIGYQRNNFFTQVVNMGLPARRFLDAAYFIVAQEQEARDQYDVELNYFKWLMRYDSRNLKHLRTIAEEAQDAKIQVTDTPLDRDPNENDLWVSVQLMGMVGFHRGRIRFDVHPRLVPHIRDPKKSHWLSLRISTAFTRSLARAIYDQVLPSVPNGRTEWIRLEDMRNWPGKMGANAAIFKYFKRDWLEPAVREINEVSDIELSYETRTESSASKKIDRIRFLLKRKDTADAALASLADASHLYKILKEEFNLSTKQFSEISENREVWTDAHMQQAVEYTRFKLNRGQIKRSPAGYLMRALRDNWKMSEAERKMVEVQAKLLTEETDAAVIKTETQASVAHTIASREEEVRARMNEESRKGREHFNAADAKTRKELVRAWVASREGKLMLRRMKLEAATVTEEEIVANAELVWYLGQFIFGRVNSSRAAA